One Streptomyces sp. L2 genomic window carries:
- a CDS encoding redox-sensing transcriptional repressor Rex, whose product MATGRTHRPATRSRGIPEATVARLPLYLRALTALSERSVPTVSSEELAAAAGVNSAKLRKDFSYLGSYGTRGVGYDVEYLVYQISRELGLTQDWPVVIVGIGNLGAALANYGGFASRGFRVAALIDADPAMAGKPVAGIPVQHTDELEKIIHDDRVSIGVIATPAGAAQQVCDRLVAAGVTSILNFAPTVLSVPDGVDVRKVDLSIELQILAFHEQRKAGEETAAGDGALPAATPREASADQGPDGDVPAVMPA is encoded by the coding sequence GTGGCAACTGGCCGAACACACCGACCGGCGACCCGTAGCCGAGGGATTCCCGAGGCCACCGTCGCCAGGCTTCCGCTGTACCTCCGAGCCCTGACCGCACTGTCGGAGCGCTCGGTACCCACGGTCTCCTCCGAGGAGCTGGCCGCGGCGGCGGGGGTCAACTCCGCCAAGCTGCGCAAGGACTTCTCCTACCTGGGGTCGTACGGAACGCGCGGTGTCGGCTACGACGTCGAGTACCTCGTCTACCAGATCTCCCGCGAGCTGGGCCTGACCCAGGACTGGCCTGTTGTGATCGTCGGTATCGGTAACCTCGGCGCCGCCCTCGCCAACTACGGCGGGTTCGCCTCCCGTGGCTTCCGCGTCGCCGCGCTGATCGACGCCGACCCCGCGATGGCCGGCAAGCCGGTCGCCGGGATCCCCGTCCAGCACACGGACGAGCTGGAGAAGATCATCCACGACGACCGGGTGTCGATCGGCGTGATCGCGACTCCCGCGGGCGCCGCCCAGCAGGTCTGCGACCGCCTGGTCGCCGCCGGCGTCACCTCCATCCTGAACTTCGCGCCGACCGTGCTGTCCGTCCCGGACGGCGTCGACGTGCGCAAGGTCGACCTCTCCATCGAGCTGCAGATCCTCGCGTTCCACGAGCAGCGCAAGGCCGGCGAGGAGACCGCCGCCGGTGACGGCGCGCTGCCCGCGGCCACCCCCCGCGAGGCGTCCGCCGACCAGGGACCCGACGGGGACGTGCCCGCCGTGATGCCGGCATGA
- a CDS encoding glutaredoxin family protein yields MADMSPLFRRKAAPAAVAADAAAGPRERLVTLIGKPGCHLCDDAQEVVGKVCGELGVPWERKDITEDKDLHDQYWEQIPVVLVDGEQHTFWRVDEARLRKELTE; encoded by the coding sequence ATGGCTGACATGAGCCCCCTCTTCCGGCGCAAGGCCGCCCCCGCCGCCGTAGCCGCCGATGCCGCCGCCGGACCGCGCGAGCGGCTGGTCACCCTCATCGGCAAGCCCGGCTGCCACCTGTGCGATGACGCACAGGAGGTGGTCGGCAAGGTCTGTGGCGAACTCGGCGTCCCCTGGGAGCGCAAGGACATCACCGAGGACAAGGACCTCCACGACCAGTACTGGGAGCAGATCCCCGTCGTTCTCGTGGACGGGGAGCAGCACACGTTCTGGCGGGTCGACGAGGCTCGTTTGCGCAAAGAACTGACCGAGTAG
- a CDS encoding HAD-IB family hydrolase, with translation MAALGWLTPRRRSATARSVLAGEASAEAARKSSQDAESAARGPAAQDAAGREPEFPVLGDDRAAAFFDLDNTVMQGAALFHFGRGLYKRKFFETRELARFAWQQAWFRLAGVEDPEHMQDARDSALSIVKGHRVAELRAIGEEIYDEYMAERIWPGTRALAQAHLDAGQKVWLVTAAPVEIAQVIARRLGLTGALGTVAESVDGVYTGRLVGEPLHGPAKAEAVRALASAEKLELGRCAAYSDSHNDIPMLSLVGHPYAINPDAKLRRHAREKDWRLRDYRTGRKAAKVGIPAAAGVGAVAGGTAAAIAFSRRRR, from the coding sequence ATGGCCGCTCTCGGATGGCTCACCCCCCGTAGGCGCTCCGCCACGGCGCGGAGCGTGTTGGCAGGCGAGGCCTCGGCGGAGGCCGCCCGCAAGTCCTCGCAGGACGCGGAATCCGCCGCGCGGGGGCCCGCCGCCCAGGACGCCGCCGGCCGGGAACCCGAGTTCCCCGTGCTCGGCGACGACCGGGCCGCCGCCTTCTTCGACCTCGACAACACCGTCATGCAGGGCGCCGCGCTGTTCCACTTCGGACGCGGCCTGTACAAGCGGAAGTTCTTCGAGACGCGCGAGCTGGCCCGGTTCGCCTGGCAGCAGGCGTGGTTCCGGCTGGCCGGCGTCGAGGACCCCGAACACATGCAGGACGCCCGGGACTCGGCCCTCTCCATCGTCAAGGGCCACCGGGTCGCCGAACTGCGGGCGATCGGCGAGGAGATCTACGACGAGTACATGGCCGAGCGGATCTGGCCGGGCACCCGGGCGCTGGCCCAGGCCCACCTGGACGCGGGCCAGAAGGTGTGGCTGGTCACGGCCGCGCCGGTGGAGATCGCCCAGGTGATCGCGCGGCGACTGGGACTGACCGGGGCGCTCGGCACGGTGGCCGAGTCGGTCGACGGCGTCTACACCGGCCGGCTGGTCGGCGAGCCGCTGCACGGGCCGGCCAAGGCGGAGGCGGTGCGGGCGCTGGCGTCGGCGGAGAAGCTGGAGCTGGGGCGGTGCGCCGCGTACAGCGACTCGCACAACGACATCCCGATGCTGTCGCTCGTGGGGCACCCGTACGCCATCAACCCCGACGCGAAGCTGCGCAGGCACGCGCGCGAGAAGGACTGGCGGCTCCGGGACTACCGCACGGGGCGCAAGGCCGCGAAGGTCGGCATTCCCGCGGCGGCGGGCGTCGGCGCGGTCGCCGGTGGCACCGCTGCGGCGATCGCGTTCAGCCGACGCCGCCGATAG
- a CDS encoding ECF subfamily RNA polymerase sigma factor, BldN family — protein sequence MYPHVGVDASGLATLRATIATVKETLRGLVPTAYAVPALAVAAAPAGPCYALADGGAAVGRRGRATGATTVRRPAADSDSARMMDLVERAQAGEADAFGRLYDQYSDTVYRYIYYRVGGKATAEDLTSETFLRALRRIGTFTWQGRDFGAWLVTIARNLVADHFKSSRFRLEVTTGEMLDANEVERSPEDSVLESLSNAALLDAVRRLNPQQQECVTLRFLQGLSVAETARVMGKNEGAIKTLQYRAVRTLARLLPDDAR from the coding sequence GTGTACCCACACGTCGGGGTTGACGCCTCGGGCCTGGCTACGCTGCGCGCAACGATCGCAACGGTCAAAGAGACGCTGCGCGGCTTGGTCCCCACCGCGTACGCCGTCCCCGCCCTTGCCGTAGCCGCCGCGCCCGCCGGCCCGTGCTACGCCCTCGCCGACGGCGGTGCCGCAGTCGGCAGACGAGGGCGCGCCACCGGCGCGACCACCGTCCGCCGGCCGGCCGCCGACAGCGACAGCGCCCGCATGATGGACCTCGTCGAGCGCGCCCAGGCCGGCGAGGCCGACGCGTTCGGCCGTCTCTACGACCAGTACAGCGACACCGTGTACCGGTACATCTACTACCGGGTCGGCGGGAAGGCGACCGCCGAGGACCTCACGAGCGAGACCTTTCTGCGGGCGCTGCGCCGGATCGGCACCTTCACCTGGCAGGGCCGCGACTTCGGCGCCTGGCTGGTGACGATCGCCCGCAACCTCGTCGCCGACCACTTCAAGTCCAGCCGCTTCCGACTGGAGGTCACCACCGGCGAGATGCTCGACGCCAACGAGGTCGAGCGCTCCCCGGAGGACTCCGTCCTGGAGTCCCTCTCCAACGCCGCCCTGCTGGACGCCGTACGCCGGCTCAACCCCCAGCAGCAGGAGTGCGTGACGCTCCGCTTCCTCCAGGGCCTCTCGGTCGCCGAGACCGCCCGGGTCATGGGCAAAAACGAGGGCGCCATCAAGACCCTCCAGTACCGGGCCGTGCGCACCCTCGCCCGGCTCCTGCCGGACGACGCCCGCTGA
- a CDS encoding DUF5667 domain-containing protein has translation MIANVSAHRRANAFAQALEEQSDRDTAAEQSAAPAQAPRGAAEQTEQGELLALATGLGALPRPQLDPEVKVVQRAQLVAAMEAMLQEGTVGGAADASVPEQRSRSRGTHRATSLNRLRPRSRLTKGLAAGGLSVGVAAGAFGGVAAASSNALPGDSLYGLKRGIEDFKLNYMSDGDDQRGQTYLDQASTRLSEARRLMERGRSGHLDHESLGEIRRTLSGMQHDVSEGHRLLHAAYEADPGSLGPIQALSSFSRSHREAWTALSDKLPVQLGDVKDRVSSSFDAIDEEVAPLQSLLPQTPAHPGARHGSGSASTGTSGTDRPATPSTGKAAPSGGHTASGSPSGSATGNSGGLLGGSTGGLLDPPKTGEDGNTPATTSPPTAGHPDVTLPPLLPGLLPGLGIDEQDAD, from the coding sequence GTGATCGCGAACGTATCGGCACACCGGCGGGCGAACGCCTTCGCCCAGGCCCTGGAGGAGCAGTCCGACCGGGACACGGCGGCCGAGCAGTCCGCAGCACCGGCGCAGGCGCCGCGGGGCGCGGCGGAGCAGACCGAGCAGGGCGAGCTGCTGGCCCTCGCGACAGGTCTCGGCGCGCTGCCCAGGCCGCAGCTCGACCCGGAGGTCAAGGTCGTCCAGCGGGCCCAGCTGGTGGCCGCGATGGAGGCCATGCTCCAAGAGGGCACAGTGGGCGGGGCGGCGGACGCGTCGGTACCCGAGCAGAGGTCCCGGAGCCGGGGCACCCACCGGGCGACCTCGCTGAACAGACTCCGGCCGCGGAGCAGGCTGACCAAGGGGCTCGCCGCGGGCGGCCTCAGCGTCGGTGTGGCCGCGGGCGCCTTCGGCGGAGTAGCCGCCGCCAGCTCCAACGCACTGCCCGGTGACTCGCTGTACGGCCTGAAGCGCGGCATCGAGGACTTCAAGCTCAACTACATGAGCGACGGCGACGACCAGCGCGGCCAGACCTACCTCGACCAGGCCTCCACCCGGCTCAGCGAGGCCCGCCGGCTGATGGAGCGCGGCCGCAGCGGCCACCTCGACCACGAGTCCCTCGGTGAGATCCGCCGCACCCTGTCCGGAATGCAGCACGACGTCTCCGAGGGCCACCGCCTGCTGCACGCGGCCTACGAGGCCGACCCCGGCTCCCTCGGACCCATCCAGGCCCTCTCCAGCTTCTCCCGGTCCCACCGCGAGGCCTGGACCGCGCTCAGCGACAAGCTGCCCGTCCAGCTCGGAGACGTCAAGGACCGGGTGTCCTCGTCCTTCGACGCCATAGACGAAGAGGTCGCCCCGCTGCAGTCCCTGCTCCCGCAGACCCCGGCCCACCCCGGCGCGCGGCACGGCTCCGGCTCGGCGTCCACCGGCACCTCCGGCACCGACCGGCCGGCCACCCCGTCCACCGGGAAGGCCGCGCCCTCCGGCGGCCACACCGCCAGCGGCAGCCCCAGCGGCTCGGCCACCGGCAACAGCGGCGGCCTGCTCGGCGGCAGCACGGGCGGCCTGCTCGACCCGCCGAAGACCGGCGAGGACGGCAACACCCCGGCCACCACCAGTCCTCCGACCGCCGGCCACCCCGACGTCACCCTCCCGCCCCTCCTGCCGGGCCTCCTCCCCGGCCTCGGCATCGACGAACAGGACGCCGACTAA
- a CDS encoding lysophospholipid acyltransferase family protein — protein MADAKVIPFDDDRSRGGGGAQRPSRRRSAGSRRKGGSGAEGAAVRGIGEAGDTGEAGDVQALPGRGGARDDGGVSRAENPGSGGGDAGDGGLERRVAAGLAFLRRRLTGDYEVDDFGYDEELTSQVLMSLLRPVYEKYFRVEVKGIGNIPKEGGALIVANHSGTLPLDGLMMQVAVHDNHPAGRHLRLLAADLVFMLPVVNELARKLGHTLACAEDAGRLLGQGELVGVMPEGFKGIGKPFGERYKLQRFGRGGFVSTALRQGVPIIPCSIVGAEEIYPMIGNSKTLARLLGFPYFPLTPTFPWLGPLGAIPLPTKWTIQFGEPIPTDGYPPEAADDPMLMFNLTDQVREQIQHTLYKLLVQRRSVFF, from the coding sequence ATGGCGGACGCCAAGGTCATTCCGTTCGACGACGACCGGTCCCGCGGGGGCGGCGGCGCGCAGCGGCCGTCGCGGCGCCGGAGCGCGGGCAGCAGGCGCAAGGGGGGCAGCGGCGCCGAGGGTGCGGCGGTGCGTGGGATCGGCGAGGCCGGTGACACCGGGGAGGCTGGGGACGTGCAGGCACTGCCGGGCCGGGGCGGGGCGCGGGACGATGGTGGTGTGAGCCGTGCGGAGAACCCGGGGAGCGGGGGCGGGGACGCGGGCGACGGCGGCCTGGAGCGGCGGGTGGCGGCCGGACTGGCCTTTCTGCGCCGCCGGCTCACCGGGGACTACGAGGTCGACGACTTCGGCTACGACGAGGAGCTGACCTCCCAGGTCCTGATGTCGCTGCTGCGGCCCGTGTACGAGAAATACTTCCGGGTCGAGGTGAAGGGCATCGGGAACATCCCGAAGGAGGGCGGCGCGCTGATCGTCGCCAACCACTCGGGGACGCTGCCGCTGGACGGCCTGATGATGCAGGTCGCGGTGCACGACAACCATCCGGCGGGCCGGCATCTGCGGCTGCTCGCGGCCGACCTGGTGTTCATGCTGCCGGTGGTCAACGAGCTGGCCCGCAAGCTGGGGCACACCTTGGCGTGCGCGGAGGACGCCGGGCGGCTGCTGGGGCAGGGCGAACTGGTCGGGGTGATGCCGGAGGGCTTCAAGGGGATCGGGAAGCCGTTCGGAGAGCGCTACAAGTTGCAGCGGTTCGGCCGGGGCGGGTTCGTCTCGACGGCGCTGCGGCAGGGGGTGCCGATCATTCCCTGCTCGATCGTCGGGGCGGAGGAGATCTACCCGATGATCGGCAACTCCAAGACGCTGGCCCGGCTGCTGGGCTTCCCGTACTTCCCGCTGACGCCGACGTTCCCCTGGCTGGGTCCGCTGGGCGCGATCCCGCTGCCCACCAAGTGGACGATCCAGTTCGGCGAGCCGATCCCGACGGACGGCTATCCGCCGGAGGCCGCGGACGACCCGATGCTGATGTTCAACCTGACCGACCAGGTCCGCGAACAGATCCAGCACACGCTCTACAAGTTGCTGGTGCAGCGCAGGTCGGTCTTCTTCTGA
- a CDS encoding NAD-dependent epimerase/dehydratase family protein gives MGKIVLVTGVARQVGGRFVRRIQRDPEVDRVIAVDAVPPAHHLGGADFIQADIRQPGIARVLAETGADTVVHLDVAGTALGAGSRATVKETNVIGTMQLLGACQKSPAVRRLVVKSSTNVYGSAPRDPAVFTETTPAKSLPSGGFAKDTVEVEGYVRGFARRRPDVAVCVLRFANILGPAADTPLASYFALPVLPTVFGYDPRLQFVHEDDVIEVLRISCHEARRGTLNSGTFNIAGDGVLLLSQCSRRLGRPTVPLLLPAVTWAGSLVRTLGMTDFSPEQIRLLTHGRVVDTTQMRETLGFRPKHTTAETFADFARGQGPGLLPPEILAGAVDRVAALSERGSATGVPRGSGPGPSRSHSQSAN, from the coding sequence TTGGGAAAGATCGTGCTGGTCACCGGAGTGGCCCGGCAGGTGGGCGGCCGGTTCGTACGGCGGATCCAGCGTGACCCGGAGGTAGACCGGGTGATCGCCGTGGACGCGGTGCCTCCCGCGCACCACCTGGGCGGGGCGGACTTCATCCAGGCCGACATCCGGCAGCCCGGCATCGCCCGGGTGCTCGCCGAGACGGGCGCCGACACGGTCGTCCACCTGGACGTGGCGGGCACGGCCCTGGGCGCCGGCAGCCGGGCCACGGTCAAGGAGACCAATGTCATCGGCACCATGCAGCTCCTCGGCGCCTGCCAGAAGTCGCCGGCGGTGCGGCGGCTGGTGGTGAAGTCCAGTACGAACGTCTACGGTTCCGCACCGCGCGATCCGGCCGTGTTCACCGAGACCACCCCGGCCAAGTCGCTGCCCAGCGGCGGCTTCGCGAAGGACACGGTGGAGGTCGAGGGGTATGTGCGCGGGTTCGCCCGGCGGCGGCCCGACGTCGCCGTGTGCGTGCTGCGGTTCGCCAACATCCTCGGCCCGGCCGCGGACACCCCGCTCGCCTCCTACTTCGCGCTGCCGGTCCTGCCGACCGTGTTCGGCTACGACCCCCGGCTGCAGTTCGTGCACGAGGACGACGTCATCGAGGTGCTGCGGATCTCCTGCCACGAGGCCCGCCGGGGCACGCTGAACAGCGGCACGTTCAACATCGCCGGGGACGGGGTGCTGCTGCTGTCGCAGTGCTCGCGTCGGCTGGGCCGGCCGACGGTGCCGCTGCTGCTGCCCGCGGTCACCTGGGCCGGCTCCCTGGTGCGGACCCTCGGCATGACGGACTTCTCCCCGGAGCAGATCCGGCTGCTCACGCACGGCCGGGTGGTCGACACGACGCAGATGCGGGAGACGCTGGGGTTCCGGCCGAAGCACACCACCGCGGAGACGTTCGCGGACTTCGCGCGCGGTCAGGGCCCGGGGCTGCTGCCGCCGGAGATCCTCGCGGGCGCGGTCGACCGGGTGGCCGCGCTGTCCGAGCGGGGTTCCGCCACCGGCGTCCCGCGCGGCTCCGGCCCGGGTCCCTCCCGCAGTCATTCCCAGAGCGCCAACTAG
- a CDS encoding AURKAIP1/COX24 domain-containing protein, whose product MGSVIKKRRKRMAKKKHRKLLKRTRVQRRNKK is encoded by the coding sequence GTGGGCTCTGTAATCAAGAAGCGGCGCAAGCGGATGGCCAAGAAGAAGCACCGCAAGCTGCTCAAGCGCACGCGCGTTCAGCGTCGCAACAAGAAGTAG
- a CDS encoding helix-turn-helix domain-containing protein, translated as MAAAGERPLNEVQFLTVAEVASVMRVSKMTVYRLVHSGHLPAIRVGRSFRVPEQAVHEYLRESYVGVETA; from the coding sequence ATGGCTGCAGCTGGCGAAAGGCCTCTGAACGAGGTTCAGTTCCTTACCGTGGCGGAGGTCGCCTCGGTGATGCGAGTGTCGAAGATGACCGTGTACCGGCTGGTGCACAGCGGTCATCTGCCCGCGATCCGGGTGGGGCGGTCCTTCCGCGTCCCCGAGCAAGCGGTACACGAGTACCTTCGCGAGAGCTATGTGGGGGTGGAGACGGCCTAG